The following proteins come from a genomic window of Lolium rigidum isolate FL_2022 chromosome 5, APGP_CSIRO_Lrig_0.1, whole genome shotgun sequence:
- the LOC124655768 gene encoding disease resistance protein TAO1-like, giving the protein MQFMGKDKARELSSDIFQGLTEHNVNDTLESNDAIAGTLSSLRDLTISGCGNIVSLHDFLDPASVSTIRKIKIDGCTSLVSVATGSACLEELEVVNCPNICSQRFVEPYLRSLKVFNSGNLAHNINCCSLTYFAFSSDCDTIILSVPALWELRISDCRYLTSIRTGGIGAFPSLDSITFYGCVKLPTLDDFLTADLPAVEKITVSGCPVLLSMPGERFVSFPSLKDFEVKWCPRVNWQRGLVLPSSLQILSFNDCRDISIVFPSCLQNLGFLVSLNIHHCQGIKSIPGNVWQSNLLSLKRLTITSCPNLESIGGEEAIAKIEYVKVTLCLKMKDILRTPPS; this is encoded by the exons ATGCAGTTTATGGGAAAGGACAAG GCTCGAGAACTCAGCTCGGACATTTTCCAGGGTCTCACAGAACATAATGTAAATGATACACTTGAGAGCAATGATGCCATCGCTGGTACTTTGTCCTCCTTGAGAGACTTAACCATTTCCGGATGCGGAAATATAGTAAGCCTCCACGATTTTCTGGATCCAGCTTCAGTATCAACCATCAGGAAAATAAAAATTGATGGTTGCACGAGTTTAGTATCAGTAGCAACTGGCAGTGCATGCCTTGAAGAATTGGAGGTGGTTAATTGTCCAAATATCTGCTCCCAGCGTTTTGTGGAGCCCTACCTCAGGAGCCTCAAGGTGTTCAATTCTGGGAATCTTGCACACAACATCAACTGCTGCTCGCTCACCTACTTTGCATTCTCCAGCGACTGTGACACCATCATACTGAGTGTTCCAGCTCTATGGGAGTTGCGCATTTCAGACTGCAGATATCTTACATCAATTAGAACTGGTGGCATTGGAGCATTTCCATCTCTTGATTCCATCACTTTCTACGGTTGTGTCAAACTGCCAACCCTTGATGACTTCCTAACTGCAGATCTACCTGCTGTTGAGAAAATTACTGTTTCAGGATGCCCTGTGTTACTGTCTATGCCGGGTGAAAGGTTCGTGAGTTTTCCTTCTCTCAAGGATTTTGAAGTTAAGTGGTGCCCACGTGTGAACTGGCAGAGAGGGTTGGTTTTACCATCATCCCTCCAGATACTCTCCTTCAATGATTGTCGGGATATCTCCATAGTGTTTCCCAGCTGCTTGCAAAATTTAGGGTTCCTCGTTTCACTGAATATTCATCATTGTCAGGGTATAAAGTCCATTCCAGGCAACGTTTGGCAGAGTAATCTCCTATCACTGAAGAGATTAACTATTACGAGTTGTCCAAACCTTGAGTCAATTGGTGGCGAAGAGGCCATTGCGAAAATAGAGTACGTGAAGGTTACTTTGTGTCTTAAGATGAAGGACATACTCAGAACCCCTCCATCCTAA